A region from the Sphingopyxis lindanitolerans genome encodes:
- a CDS encoding RsmB/NOP family class I SAM-dependent RNA methyltransferase: MADRRPRRGRGPAEADPPGTASRRAALRLLDAVLRRGDPLDIAAHAATQGLPPADRAFAIAIASETLRWMGDIDALIDGATSQVLADDVKSRTVLRLALAQLLILKTSPHAVVSTALPLVAGGPRRLVHALLSRAQQEEWSLPESANLPEAVAERWADQWGDAIVAAAAAAWSGPPPIDLSFAAEPGDEEWADAAVLAPLHRRLPRGQAIEAMPGFREGGWWVQDLAASLPARLLGAGNGRRLLDLCAAPGGKTMQLAAAGWDVVAVDSSAKRLERLSDNLARTALSADVVQGDIRTWEPDASAEAVLLDAPCSATGIFRRHPDVLHRIEPRQIDELAELQGELLARAAQWVTPGGTLLYATCSLERAEGEDQVAAFLDWHRDWTIDPVTPEELPAGIIPDDSGFVRTLPGMLADAGGLDGFFIARLRAPSAA; the protein is encoded by the coding sequence ATGGCTGATCGTCGCCCTCGCCGGGGGCGCGGACCCGCTGAAGCCGATCCGCCGGGCACGGCATCGCGGCGCGCCGCGCTTCGCCTGCTCGACGCCGTTCTGCGCCGCGGCGACCCGCTCGACATCGCCGCGCACGCCGCAACGCAGGGCTTGCCGCCCGCCGACCGGGCGTTCGCGATCGCCATCGCATCCGAAACCTTGCGCTGGATGGGGGACATCGACGCGCTGATCGATGGCGCGACGTCGCAGGTGTTGGCCGATGATGTGAAGTCGCGCACGGTGCTGCGGCTGGCGCTGGCGCAATTGCTCATCCTCAAGACTTCGCCGCACGCCGTGGTGTCCACCGCCCTTCCGCTCGTCGCGGGCGGCCCGCGCCGCCTCGTTCACGCGCTCCTGTCGCGCGCCCAGCAGGAGGAGTGGAGCCTGCCCGAAAGCGCCAACCTGCCCGAAGCGGTCGCCGAGCGCTGGGCCGATCAATGGGGCGATGCCATCGTCGCCGCCGCGGCCGCGGCATGGAGCGGGCCGCCGCCGATCGACCTCAGCTTTGCGGCCGAACCAGGCGACGAGGAATGGGCCGATGCGGCCGTGCTCGCCCCGCTGCATCGCCGCCTGCCGCGCGGCCAGGCGATCGAGGCGATGCCCGGATTCCGCGAGGGCGGATGGTGGGTGCAGGATCTCGCGGCCAGCCTCCCCGCGCGGCTGCTCGGTGCGGGGAACGGGCGTCGGCTGCTCGACCTCTGCGCCGCACCGGGCGGCAAGACGATGCAATTGGCAGCGGCGGGCTGGGACGTCGTCGCCGTCGATTCGAGCGCGAAGCGGCTGGAGCGCCTTTCGGACAATCTGGCGCGCACCGCCCTCTCCGCCGACGTCGTGCAGGGCGATATCCGTACATGGGAGCCCGACGCATCGGCCGAAGCCGTCCTGCTCGACGCGCCCTGCTCGGCAACCGGCATTTTCCGCCGCCACCCCGATGTGCTGCACCGGATCGAGCCGCGCCAGATTGACGAGTTGGCGGAATTGCAGGGCGAATTGCTCGCCCGCGCCGCACAATGGGTCACGCCCGGCGGCACTTTGCTCTATGCGACCTGCTCGCTCGAGCGCGCCGAGGGAGAGGACCAGGTCGCCGCCTTTCTCGACTGGCATCGCGATTGGACCATCGATCCGGTAACGCCCGAGGAACTGCCCGCCGGCATCATCCCCGACGACAGCGGTTTCGTCCGCACGCTTCCCGGAATGCTCGCCGACGCGGGCGGGCTCGACGGCTTCTTCATCGCGCGGCTGCGCGCGCCATCAGCCGCCTGA
- the cysK gene encoding cysteine synthase A, protein MKANSILDTIGNTPHIRMAKLFPDAEVWIKSERSNPGGSIKDRIGLAMIEAAERDGSLKTGGTIVEPTSGNTGIGLAMAAAVKGYKLILVMPESMSLERRRLMLAYGATFDLTPREMGMKGAIERAIELVETTPGAWMPQQFENEANIDIHVRTTGPEILADFKDTPIDVLITGVGTGGHITGVAQFLKPHWPNLKVFAVEPTQSPVISGGQPGPHPIQGLGAGFIPRNLHTDLLDGVIKVEAADSKQWALRAATEEGMLVGISSGATLAAIDQKLAELPPGTRVLGFNYDTGERYLSVPDFLPEI, encoded by the coding sequence ATGAAAGCCAATTCGATCCTCGATACCATCGGGAACACGCCGCATATCCGCATGGCCAAGCTGTTTCCGGACGCCGAAGTCTGGATCAAGTCCGAACGCAGCAATCCCGGTGGTTCGATCAAGGATCGCATCGGCCTGGCGATGATCGAGGCCGCCGAACGCGACGGCAGCCTGAAGACCGGCGGCACCATCGTCGAGCCGACGTCGGGGAACACCGGCATCGGCCTGGCGATGGCGGCCGCGGTCAAGGGCTATAAGCTGATCCTCGTCATGCCCGAAAGCATGTCGCTCGAACGCCGCCGGTTGATGCTCGCCTATGGCGCGACCTTCGACCTGACCCCGCGCGAGATGGGCATGAAGGGCGCGATCGAGCGGGCGATCGAGCTGGTCGAAACGACCCCCGGCGCCTGGATGCCCCAGCAGTTCGAGAATGAGGCGAATATCGACATTCACGTCCGCACCACCGGCCCCGAAATCCTTGCCGATTTCAAGGACACGCCGATCGACGTGCTGATCACCGGGGTCGGCACCGGCGGTCATATCACGGGCGTCGCGCAGTTCCTCAAGCCGCATTGGCCGAACCTGAAAGTCTTCGCGGTCGAACCCACCCAATCGCCGGTCATTTCGGGCGGCCAGCCGGGCCCGCACCCGATCCAGGGCCTTGGCGCCGGTTTCATCCCGCGCAATCTCCACACCGATCTTCTCGACGGAGTGATCAAGGTCGAAGCCGCCGACTCCAAGCAATGGGCGCTGCGCGCCGCGACCGAAGAAGGCATGCTCGTCGGCATCTCGTCGGGCGCCACCCTCGCCGCGATCGACCAGAAGCTGGCCGAGTTGCCGCCCGGCACCCGCGTGCTCGGTTTCAACTACGACACCGGCGAGCGCTATCTTTCGGTTCCCGACTTCCTGCCGGAAATCTGA
- a CDS encoding DUF885 domain-containing protein — MTRQFARFGGAAMAAALLVLTACNASGDKPASGSDAKNWTEFRDNFLAGYFPLNPNFAVYQGKHEFDGQLPDWSAEGLQKQIAFLEKTIADAKAFDGKMTDAEKFERDYLVHVAQGQLFFLQDADFPHKNPAYYVGQLDPNVYISRPYADAPTRMKAFIAYAQKVPAAAAQIKANIKLPLPATFVKYGTAGFGGFADYYTGDAKKAFAEVKDPELQKQFDDAAAKAATAMKDLAAYIGSKPGTADGYAIGADNFAKMILTNEAVDTPLDELERIGQADLKRNQDALKAACATYAAGMTITDCMKKMNSDKPADGPVAEARRQLPALRAFIVEKDLVSIPGTEQAKVEESPPYNRQNSAYIDIPGPYEKGLPSVYYISPPDPSWDKATQEAFVPGKKDLLFTSVHEVWPGHFLNFLHANRAESIFGKLFVGYAFAEGWAHYTEEMMWDAGLGNGDPETHIGQLSNALLRDCRFISAIGLHTQGMTVADSEKLFKEQCYQDEGNARQQAARGTYDPLYLNYTMGKLMIRKLRDDWTKGDRTKWKAFHDEFLSYGGPPIPMVRAAMMKEDTPKAVF; from the coding sequence ATGACACGTCAATTTGCCCGCTTTGGCGGCGCCGCGATGGCCGCGGCGCTGCTTGTTCTGACCGCCTGCAACGCATCGGGCGACAAGCCCGCGTCGGGATCGGACGCAAAGAACTGGACCGAATTCCGCGACAATTTCCTGGCGGGCTATTTCCCGCTCAATCCCAATTTCGCGGTCTATCAGGGCAAGCATGAGTTCGACGGCCAGCTTCCCGACTGGTCGGCCGAAGGCCTGCAAAAGCAGATCGCTTTCCTCGAAAAGACGATCGCCGACGCCAAGGCGTTCGACGGCAAGATGACCGACGCCGAGAAGTTCGAGCGCGACTATCTGGTGCATGTCGCGCAGGGCCAACTCTTCTTCCTGCAGGACGCCGATTTCCCGCACAAGAACCCGGCCTATTATGTCGGTCAGCTCGACCCCAACGTCTATATCTCGCGCCCCTATGCCGATGCGCCGACGCGGATGAAGGCGTTCATCGCCTATGCGCAGAAGGTCCCGGCGGCGGCCGCGCAGATCAAGGCGAACATCAAGCTGCCGCTGCCCGCGACGTTCGTGAAATATGGCACCGCGGGCTTTGGCGGTTTCGCCGATTATTATACCGGCGACGCCAAGAAGGCCTTTGCCGAGGTCAAGGATCCCGAGCTTCAGAAACAGTTCGACGACGCGGCGGCCAAGGCCGCGACGGCGATGAAGGATCTCGCCGCCTATATCGGGTCGAAGCCAGGCACCGCCGACGGCTATGCGATCGGCGCCGACAATTTCGCCAAGATGATCCTGACCAACGAAGCGGTCGATACGCCGCTCGACGAACTGGAGCGCATCGGCCAGGCCGACCTCAAGCGCAACCAGGACGCCTTGAAGGCGGCCTGCGCCACTTATGCCGCCGGCATGACGATCACCGACTGCATGAAAAAGATGAATTCGGACAAGCCCGCCGACGGCCCGGTCGCCGAAGCGCGGCGCCAGCTTCCGGCGCTTCGGGCCTTCATCGTCGAAAAGGATCTCGTCTCGATCCCCGGCACCGAACAGGCCAAGGTCGAGGAATCGCCGCCCTATAACCGCCAGAACAGCGCCTATATCGACATTCCGGGGCCGTATGAGAAAGGCCTGCCGTCGGTCTATTACATCTCGCCGCCCGATCCGAGCTGGGACAAGGCGACGCAGGAGGCGTTCGTTCCGGGCAAGAAGGACCTGCTCTTCACCTCGGTCCACGAGGTGTGGCCGGGTCACTTCCTCAACTTCCTCCACGCGAACCGCGCGGAGAGCATCTTCGGCAAGCTGTTCGTCGGCTATGCCTTCGCCGAGGGGTGGGCGCATTATACCGAGGAGATGATGTGGGACGCGGGGCTCGGCAATGGCGACCCCGAAACGCATATCGGCCAGCTTTCGAACGCGCTGCTCCGCGACTGCCGCTTTATCTCGGCGATCGGGCTCCACACCCAGGGAATGACCGTCGCGGACAGCGAAAAACTGTTCAAGGAGCAATGCTATCAGGACGAAGGCAACGCCCGCCAGCAGGCGGCGCGCGGCACCTATGATCCGCTCTATCTCAACTATACGATGGGCAAGCTGATGATCCGCAAGCTCCGCGACGACTGGACCAAGGGCGACCGGACGAAGTGGAAGGCGTTCCACGACGAATTCCTGTCCTATGGCGGCCCGCCGATCCCGATGGTGCGCGCCGCGATGATGAAGGAGGATACGCCGAAGGCGGTCTTCTGA
- a CDS encoding adenylate/guanylate cyclase domain-containing protein, whose amino-acid sequence MTASAAAVEAEVAHRLGQGDALSAFDCAAAARRDGTESPRLRYLMVRALAASGDSLGAMHFYEQLGLAATGDVDSLALAGRIWKDEAFDHDDARRAAFLRKAAAAYDHAFQVSGADFPAINAASLYAMLGERERAAALAEPIAANAAAGNYWDQATLVEALLLLGRGEEALAQARGADAQAGTRAGDRASTCRQIARLAASGAIDGAHATAIAALLRPAPVGVYCGRMFRAGGAGEANAANAITEALDAQPLSALIGPLACGADILFAEAALDRGIDLTIVLPFAEDDFIAQSVQSGGAEWLPRYRRCRDGAAMVHFASQAGYVSDDCQFILGSHTAMGLAKLRARELETVAIQLAVVDPAVAARSGAQIAGTNADIALWQDGGGETRTIAVGGLDRNLDFPPAPKPPEGTQRGLYAILFADFAGFSKLGEAELPVFASEVMGGIGRILDQFGDAVLFRNTWGDAVYAVIDNPATAARIALAMQERLNVLPAGLGLEGQKAGMRTGIHFGPIYRGVDPVVGNELWYGTEVTRTARIEPVTLVGQVYCTQPLAAMLALENARDFDCDYVGKVGLAKDYGELALYRLSRRSGG is encoded by the coding sequence ATGACCGCATCGGCGGCCGCCGTCGAGGCAGAGGTCGCGCACCGGCTCGGGCAGGGCGATGCGCTGAGCGCCTTCGACTGCGCGGCGGCGGCGCGACGCGACGGGACCGAGAGTCCGCGGCTGCGCTATCTGATGGTGCGCGCGCTCGCGGCGTCGGGCGACAGCCTTGGTGCGATGCACTTTTACGAGCAACTCGGCCTGGCCGCGACCGGCGATGTCGACAGCCTGGCGCTTGCAGGGCGTATCTGGAAGGACGAAGCCTTCGATCATGACGACGCGCGGCGGGCGGCTTTTCTAAGGAAGGCCGCTGCCGCCTATGACCATGCGTTTCAGGTGTCAGGCGCGGATTTCCCGGCCATCAACGCGGCCAGCCTGTATGCGATGCTCGGCGAGCGCGAGCGCGCGGCGGCACTGGCGGAACCGATCGCCGCGAACGCCGCCGCCGGCAATTATTGGGACCAGGCGACGCTTGTCGAGGCGCTGTTGCTGCTCGGTCGCGGCGAGGAGGCGCTGGCCCAGGCGCGCGGCGCCGATGCGCAGGCGGGGACGCGCGCGGGCGACCGGGCCTCGACCTGCCGCCAGATCGCGCGGCTGGCGGCCAGCGGCGCGATCGATGGGGCTCATGCGACCGCCATCGCCGCGCTGCTCCGCCCCGCGCCCGTCGGCGTCTATTGCGGCCGCATGTTCCGCGCTGGCGGCGCGGGCGAGGCGAATGCGGCGAACGCGATCACCGAAGCGCTCGATGCGCAGCCGCTGTCGGCCTTGATCGGGCCGCTGGCGTGCGGCGCCGACATCTTGTTCGCCGAAGCCGCGCTCGACCGCGGCATCGACCTGACCATCGTCCTGCCCTTTGCCGAGGATGATTTCATCGCCCAGTCGGTCCAGTCGGGCGGCGCCGAGTGGCTCCCGCGTTATCGCCGCTGCCGCGACGGCGCCGCGATGGTCCATTTCGCGAGCCAAGCGGGTTATGTCAGCGACGATTGCCAGTTCATCCTCGGCTCGCACACCGCGATGGGGCTCGCCAAGCTGCGCGCGCGCGAGCTCGAAACCGTGGCGATCCAGCTTGCGGTGGTCGACCCGGCGGTGGCTGCGCGCTCAGGCGCGCAGATCGCCGGGACCAATGCCGATATTGCGCTCTGGCAAGACGGGGGCGGGGAAACGCGGACGATTGCTGTCGGCGGCCTTGACCGCAATCTCGACTTTCCGCCCGCGCCGAAACCGCCCGAAGGCACGCAGCGCGGCCTTTATGCGATCCTGTTCGCCGACTTCGCGGGTTTCTCGAAACTCGGCGAGGCCGAACTTCCGGTGTTCGCGAGCGAGGTGATGGGCGGCATCGGGCGCATCCTCGATCAATTCGGCGACGCCGTGCTGTTCCGCAACACCTGGGGCGACGCGGTCTATGCGGTGATCGACAATCCGGCGACGGCGGCGCGGATCGCGCTCGCGATGCAGGAAAGGCTGAATGTCCTGCCCGCCGGGCTCGGGCTCGAGGGGCAAAAGGCGGGGATGCGCACAGGCATCCACTTCGGCCCGATCTATCGCGGGGTCGATCCGGTGGTCGGTAACGAGCTGTGGTACGGCACCGAGGTCACGCGCACCGCGCGGATCGAGCCGGTGACCCTGGTCGGACAGGTGTATTGCACCCAGCCGCTCGCCGCGATGCTCGCGCTCGAAAATGCGCGCGATTTCGACTGCGATTATGTCGGCAAGGTCGGACTCGCCAAGGATTATGGCGAACTGGCGCTCTATCGCCTGTCGCGTCGTTCAGGCGGCTGA
- a CDS encoding cytochrome b: protein MATIVAAGTTADPRYTKVAIWLHWLIGLAVITNIGLAMLTEGLPRETHHAAMGIHKAIGITILMLTLLRILWRLGHRAPPLPANTPSWEKWTSRVVHFLFYALLILLPLSGWVWMSAAGSPVDIFGLFTIPPIAAPDKAFADVMHERHEVMGLTMLALVVIHLLAVVKHQFIDRNRQLSRMNPF, encoded by the coding sequence ATGGCCACCATCGTCGCCGCCGGAACCACCGCCGATCCGCGCTATACGAAGGTGGCCATATGGCTGCACTGGCTGATCGGCCTCGCGGTGATCACCAATATCGGCCTCGCCATGCTGACTGAAGGTCTGCCGCGCGAGACGCACCACGCGGCGATGGGGATTCACAAGGCGATTGGCATAACAATTCTCATGCTGACGCTTCTGCGTATCCTGTGGCGCCTCGGCCACCGGGCGCCGCCGCTCCCCGCGAACACGCCTTCATGGGAAAAATGGACGAGCCGGGTCGTGCATTTCCTATTCTACGCGCTGCTGATCCTGCTGCCTTTGTCGGGATGGGTCTGGATGTCGGCGGCGGGCAGCCCGGTCGATATTTTCGGCCTGTTCACGATTCCGCCGATCGCCGCACCCGACAAGGCGTTCGCCGATGTGATGCACGAACGGCACGAGGTGATGGGCCTGACCATGCTCGCGCTCGTCGTCATCCATCTGCTGGCGGTGGTGAAGCATCAGTTCATCGACCGGAACCGGCAGTTGTCGCGGATGAACCCCTTTTGA
- a CDS encoding YARHG domain-containing protein: protein MVDVFISYSRDNKARVAQIAEAVAAAGYDVWWDAELPPHRSYGDVITEKIGSAKAAIVVWSHTSAGSEWVRAEADVARNQKKLVQTSIDDVMPPLPFNQIQFAELADWNGEPDHRGWRKVMMSLEELCGQAAEPPRPTEPPRPAPVERPDPSPAQRSSFLPWALLGLAVVAVALLAWKLLQPPVEPATAAASTETASAPESKGDGSVPVAAVPVEAFTLAAVIDDPDGFTNIRASQTSKAAIVGKVLKGETFLTYRQSGPWWRVRKADGTTGFMFRKYIRLVENDAAAAPKAAAAVSGEGAIIDDSAMRALNAADVAGLSRQQARLARNEIFARHGLRFKDPSLQAYFGQFSWYQPTSDSVELSAVEKANVALLQSAEAGAQ, encoded by the coding sequence ATGGTCGATGTCTTCATTTCCTATTCGCGCGACAACAAGGCGCGCGTCGCCCAGATCGCCGAGGCGGTCGCGGCGGCGGGTTACGATGTGTGGTGGGATGCCGAACTGCCGCCGCATCGCTCCTACGGCGATGTCATCACCGAAAAGATCGGCAGCGCCAAGGCGGCGATCGTCGTCTGGTCGCACACCTCGGCCGGGTCCGAATGGGTGCGCGCCGAGGCCGATGTCGCGCGCAACCAGAAGAAGCTGGTGCAGACGTCGATCGACGACGTGATGCCGCCGCTGCCGTTCAATCAGATTCAGTTCGCCGAGTTGGCCGATTGGAACGGCGAACCCGACCATCGCGGCTGGCGCAAGGTAATGATGAGCCTGGAGGAATTGTGCGGACAGGCGGCGGAGCCGCCGCGTCCAACCGAGCCACCGCGCCCGGCGCCGGTCGAGCGGCCCGATCCGTCCCCGGCGCAAAGATCATCTTTCCTGCCATGGGCTCTGCTGGGCCTTGCGGTGGTCGCGGTTGCCCTCCTCGCGTGGAAACTCCTTCAGCCGCCGGTTGAACCGGCGACCGCCGCAGCGTCCACGGAAACGGCGAGCGCGCCGGAGAGCAAGGGGGATGGTTCGGTCCCCGTGGCCGCGGTGCCAGTCGAAGCCTTCACGCTGGCGGCGGTGATCGACGATCCCGACGGCTTCACCAACATCCGCGCCAGCCAGACCAGCAAGGCGGCGATCGTCGGCAAGGTGCTGAAAGGCGAGACGTTCCTGACTTACCGGCAGTCCGGCCCATGGTGGCGCGTGCGCAAGGCCGACGGCACGACGGGCTTCATGTTCCGCAAATATATCCGCCTCGTCGAAAACGACGCGGCGGCTGCGCCAAAGGCTGCGGCGGCCGTGAGCGGCGAGGGGGCGATCATCGACGATTCCGCGATGCGCGCGCTGAACGCCGCCGACGTCGCGGGGCTGAGCCGACAGCAGGCGCGGTTGGCGCGGAATGAAATTTTCGCGCGGCATGGCCTGCGCTTCAAGGATCCAAGCCTGCAGGCCTATTTCGGCCAATTTTCCTGGTATCAGCCGACCAGCGACAGCGTCGAGCTTTCGGCGGTTGAAAAGGCGAATGTCGCGCTGCTCCAATCGGCTGAAGCCGGGGCGCAATGA
- a CDS encoding cell wall hydrolase, with protein sequence MRLDGDPSATPLRRDCPAATPRLDWTGWLFVLIAAAAIVAVLYASGLASVGRQDARPHPVAPPADVVPDVQPMELAPVTEADARAQNADIPLVTRGFVAARPFLYAGSGDGRARARDCLAAAMLYEAGDDSKGQLAVGQVVINRARHPAFPKSICGVVFQGSERTTGCQFTFTCDGALNRRYSDAAWARAQANADSMLSGTTYPKVGLATHYHTDWVRPYWSDSLEKIAIVDTHLFFRWPGYWGTPGAFRGAVSGNDAGIAKMAAISPAHALAVGAPSADLAGVDANAAVGEAKVVVGAGDAAGRDTIYVALDRRAAPASFVTTALRLCGDKPYCKFMGWTNPVLKPDSDTMSDLQRAAMTFSYLRDDKAGFEKALWNCSEYKRDDVRQCMKR encoded by the coding sequence ATGCGCCTTGATGGGGATCCATCGGCGACGCCGCTGCGGCGCGACTGCCCAGCGGCGACGCCGCGTCTCGACTGGACGGGCTGGCTGTTCGTCCTGATCGCCGCCGCGGCGATCGTCGCGGTGCTCTATGCCAGCGGGCTGGCGAGCGTCGGCAGGCAGGACGCGCGGCCGCACCCGGTCGCGCCGCCCGCCGACGTCGTTCCCGACGTCCAGCCGATGGAACTCGCGCCGGTTACCGAAGCCGACGCACGCGCGCAGAACGCCGATATTCCGCTCGTCACCCGGGGTTTCGTCGCCGCGCGGCCCTTTCTCTATGCGGGCAGCGGCGACGGCCGGGCTCGCGCGCGCGACTGCCTTGCCGCCGCGATGCTTTACGAAGCAGGCGACGATTCCAAAGGGCAGCTCGCGGTCGGCCAGGTCGTGATCAATCGCGCCCGCCACCCCGCCTTTCCCAAGTCGATCTGCGGCGTCGTGTTCCAGGGATCGGAACGCACGACCGGATGCCAGTTCACCTTCACCTGCGACGGCGCCCTGAACCGCCGCTATTCGGACGCCGCCTGGGCGCGCGCGCAGGCGAATGCCGACAGCATGTTGTCGGGAACCACCTATCCCAAGGTCGGCCTCGCGACCCATTATCACACCGACTGGGTGCGCCCTTATTGGAGCGATAGCCTCGAAAAGATCGCGATCGTCGACACCCACCTCTTCTTCCGCTGGCCGGGCTATTGGGGAACGCCGGGAGCGTTTCGCGGCGCGGTGTCGGGGAACGACGCGGGAATCGCCAAGATGGCGGCGATCTCCCCCGCCCACGCGCTCGCGGTCGGCGCTCCATCAGCCGATCTCGCCGGGGTCGACGCCAATGCCGCGGTCGGCGAGGCGAAAGTGGTTGTCGGAGCCGGCGACGCTGCGGGCCGCGACACCATCTATGTCGCGCTCGACCGCCGCGCCGCGCCCGCAAGCTTCGTAACGACCGCGCTGCGCCTGTGCGGCGACAAGCCCTATTGCAAGTTCATGGGCTGGACCAACCCGGTGCTGAAGCCCGACAGCGACACGATGAGCGACCTGCAGCGCGCGGCGATGACCTTCTCTTACCTTCGCGACGACAAGGCGGGGTTCGAAAAGGCGCTGTGGAATTGCAGCGAATATAAGCGCGACGACGTCCGCCAGTGCATGAAGCGGTAA
- a CDS encoding RBBP9/YdeN family alpha/beta hydrolase encodes MHNATIRHKILTIPGFHNSGPTHWQSLWEHKFANAERVELGRWAEPDRDAWVRRIAEAIEAESAPVLIAAHSLGCHAFAHWFAAASTPTRSRIAGALLVAPPDLSRLRHEPRITGFADTPGFTSRTPIIVVASDDDPYAKTAYIWRLARQWDARFVNAGPFGHINADSGVGDWPYGQYLLASLQPAPTPALADESQWLRAGDWPNRVRRDPQFEFKERAHRS; translated from the coding sequence ATGCACAACGCCACCATTCGCCATAAGATCCTGACGATTCCCGGGTTTCACAACAGCGGCCCGACCCATTGGCAAAGCCTTTGGGAGCATAAGTTCGCGAACGCCGAGCGAGTCGAGCTTGGCCGCTGGGCCGAACCCGATCGCGATGCGTGGGTTCGCCGGATCGCCGAGGCGATCGAGGCCGAGAGCGCGCCCGTGCTGATCGCCGCGCACAGCCTCGGCTGCCACGCCTTTGCCCATTGGTTCGCCGCCGCGAGCACGCCGACGCGCAGCCGCATCGCAGGGGCGCTGCTCGTCGCGCCGCCCGACCTCTCGCGCCTGCGGCACGAACCGCGCATCACCGGCTTTGCCGACACGCCGGGATTCACCTCGCGGACGCCGATCATCGTCGTGGCGAGCGACGATGATCCCTATGCCAAGACCGCTTATATCTGGCGCCTTGCCCGGCAATGGGACGCACGCTTCGTCAATGCGGGGCCGTTCGGCCACATCAACGCCGACTCGGGCGTGGGGGACTGGCCTTATGGACAGTATCTGCTCGCCTCGTTACAACCCGCGCCGACGCCGGCGCTGGCGGACGAAAGCCAGTGGCTGCGCGCCGGAGACTGGCCGAATCGCGTCCGCCGCGACCCGCAGTTCGAATTCAAAGAAAGAGCGCACCGATCATGA
- a CDS encoding DUF1674 domain-containing protein — translation MTGSSTSNDMGGTRRATQRPAHIRPPVHWTNSPLPQPEPMREDRAEDQPGGRDPVRYGDWELKGLAIDF, via the coding sequence ATGACCGGAAGCAGCACATCGAACGATATGGGCGGGACTCGCCGAGCGACCCAGCGCCCGGCGCATATCAGGCCGCCCGTCCATTGGACGAACAGTCCGCTGCCGCAGCCCGAGCCGATGCGCGAAGACCGGGCCGAGGATCAGCCCGGAGGGCGCGACCCGGTGCGCTATGGCGACTGGGAGCTTAAAGGCCTCGCGATCGATTTCTGA
- a CDS encoding MFS transporter — MATIFPPDGEEPELPGPAILDPSPLSIPDYRYYWVARFTAVMATIAVVVVIGYQLYDTARTDYGMTIKEASFQLGLLGLVQFVPIALLTPVAGWAADRFERRSVAIFSNMIDFAIAILLGWFTWTDALTLNLLFGLAALHGVARVFSGPAMSAIAPNIVPPAILPRAIAMSSIAWQSASVIGPAAGGLLYAAHPTSVYIFAAALLVISAWTISRVRPVLPPPAEVRRHPLREMVDGLQFVWSKRFLLGTITLDLFAVILSGATAMLPVYARDILHVGSEGLGLLRAAPAVGAAVVALGLAIRPIERNVGVKMLWAVAAFGAGTVAFGLSTNLLLSLALLVLMGAADMFSVFVRGTLIQLNTPDHMRGRVSAASGLAISASNELGEMRAGAMAAAIGPVSAVVVGGAAAIGVTALWSWLFPELRRARTFEARFDSDD; from the coding sequence ATGGCAACCATATTCCCTCCCGATGGTGAAGAGCCCGAGCTGCCGGGCCCAGCGATCCTCGATCCTTCCCCGCTCAGCATCCCCGACTATCGCTATTATTGGGTCGCACGCTTCACCGCGGTGATGGCGACGATCGCGGTGGTCGTGGTAATCGGCTACCAGCTCTACGACACCGCGCGCACCGACTATGGCATGACAATCAAGGAAGCGTCGTTCCAGCTCGGGCTGCTCGGTCTCGTCCAGTTCGTGCCGATCGCCCTGCTGACCCCCGTCGCCGGCTGGGCCGCCGACCGATTCGAGCGGCGCAGCGTCGCGATCTTTTCCAATATGATCGACTTCGCGATCGCGATCCTGCTCGGCTGGTTCACCTGGACCGACGCGCTGACGTTGAACCTGCTGTTCGGCCTGGCCGCGCTGCACGGCGTCGCCCGCGTCTTTTCGGGCCCGGCGATGAGCGCGATCGCGCCGAACATCGTGCCGCCCGCGATCCTGCCCCGCGCGATCGCGATGAGCAGCATCGCCTGGCAATCGGCTTCGGTGATCGGCCCGGCGGCGGGCGGCCTGCTCTATGCCGCGCATCCGACCTCGGTCTATATCTTCGCCGCCGCCCTTCTCGTCATCTCGGCCTGGACGATCAGCCGGGTGCGCCCCGTGCTGCCGCCGCCCGCCGAAGTCCGCCGCCATCCGCTGCGCGAGATGGTCGACGGCCTGCAATTCGTCTGGAGCAAGCGCTTCCTGCTCGGCACGATCACGCTCGACCTGTTTGCCGTCATCCTGTCGGGGGCGACCGCGATGCTGCCCGTTTATGCCCGCGACATATTGCATGTCGGCTCCGAAGGGCTCGGCCTGCTTCGCGCCGCACCGGCAGTCGGGGCGGCCGTTGTCGCCCTGGGGCTCGCGATCCGCCCGATCGAGCGCAATGTCGGGGTCAAGATGCTGTGGGCGGTCGCCGCCTTCGGCGCCGGGACGGTCGCCTTCGGCTTGTCGACCAACCTCCTGTTGTCGCTGGCGCTGCTCGTCCTGATGGGCGCGGCCGACATGTTCTCGGTCTTCGTGCGCGGCACGCTGATCCAGCTCAACACCCCCGACCATATGCGCGGGCGCGTCAGCGCCGCGTCGGGCCTCGCGATTTCAGCGTCGAACGAGCTCGGCGAGATGCGCGCGGGCGCGATGGCCGCGGCGATCGGCCCGGTCAGCGCCGTCGTCGTCGGCGGCGCCGCGGCGATCGGCGTCACCGCGCTCTGGTCGTGGCTCTTCCCGGAACTGCGGCGCGCCCGAACCTTCGAGGCCCGCTTCGACAGCGACGACTGA